The Populus alba chromosome 6, ASM523922v2, whole genome shotgun sequence genomic interval GGCTTGTATCGATCAAGTTGGTtagaagagcaaaaaaaaaaagcaaaaaagtgaaaaaacaaaagccagCCTAATTTAGGAAGACACATATAGGATCGCTGAACTTGAGGGAAAAAGGATATTGCAGAACCACAAAGCGGTTATGTTAACTTCCTTTCTCTCTGCCTCTGGAGAAAGGAAGGaataatcaaagaaaagaaaagcaaaaacatcCCATTTGCATTAAATTTTTGATATACGCACTGCATTCCTGAGTTTCCTGAAGAGAAACTTGAAGGTGATTAGAAGGCTCTCAGCAGCTTCTGATAAGATAGTAGAAGAGAAATCAATCTGTATAACGTTTCAAAAGTCCTGTTATTAATTGCAAggatagaaattattttatagagagATATGTGGATGCCACCAAGGTCTTTGCCGGAGAAAAGGAATGGAGGAAATGGATTAATTGCAGTGGCAATAGACAAGGATAAAGGCAGCCAAATCGCCCTCAAATGGACAATTGACAATCTTTTGGTGAAAGGGCAGACTGTTATTCTCATCCATGTCAATCTCAAATCATCTTTATCTTCATATTCTGCTTCCCCAAGTAAGGATTCAACCTTGTTATCCGTGCAGATTACAGATGCAAATTGAAAGCTGTCATGGATTCCATTTTGTAACTTGctttcatgatatttttctgaaagcatcattttaattaacaaGAAATTCTATTTTCCTTAGAAGTTATGCATAAAACAAGATGGaaaattggtaaaaaatgaaatcaaatcatGGATTTTCATGCCGACGGAAAGAAGCCGTGCAAGAAGCAGTATAGCTTTGCAATGAAtacatttgttttaaaatagtcTCACATAGGAGAAGTTTCTTAACATGTTCTTGTTGATCATTTTTATTGTAGGGCTGAACCAAATTTCTGATTCCAATGGCACATCCAGTCCCGATTCCAAGGATTTGTTCCTTCCTTTCCGCTGTTTCTGCACACGTAAAGATGTGAGCGTGGAAGATGaaaccttcctttttctttcaatgcACACTCAATCTTGAAAAGCCCATCCTGCAAGAAACATTTACCTACATTATTATCAAGAGTACATGTATAGTTGCTCTCAAATTCTTTATAAATTGGATTCACGAAGGACTTTCAAGAAAGCACACATTTTACATCATATTCCCAAGTCTTTAAACTTCTGTATTCAACTTTGACATCAGATTAACTGCAAGGATGTCGTACTGGAAGACACGGATGTCGCAAAAGCATTAATTGAATACGTTACCCAGACTGCAATTGAGACTTTGATTGTTGGTGCGTCGGCAAAAGGAGGCTTTCTTAGGTATGTACCTCTCTTGAAAATTTATGTACCAGAACTTTTATATCTGATATAGAAGATGAGTGTTTAGAAGTTAGATTTCTGAAAATATTGCTATAAACGACACAATGCATCCATCTCAAATGCTGTGACAAACAAGATAGACTAGCGTCAGACGCTAtgataaattgttttatatttataaattaggaTGTTGAAATGTGATAGTAGGCATGTGAACATGGCTAACAAGCTTTGCATTAGCTGTCTGGATGAGTGTAAAGACTAATGATATTATGAGAGCATAAATTCAATCCAAATTCCTgaactttcaaaaaatttcttcatAGAAGATTCAAAGCAGCAGATGTCGCAGGCAGCGTGTCGAAGGGGGCACCAGATTTTTGCACTCTGTATGTTATAGCCAAAGGGAAGATTCAATCCATGCGGGCTGCCTCCCGTTCTGCACCAGTTAACTCTTCATGGCAGAACCAACTCAACCGAAACAGCACTACACCAGCTTCTATGGATGCACATACCCCCCGTACTCATGTTAAAAGAGGTCagcgattttattttttacttcttttcctTCGTCTTTATTTTCCATGCTCTAAGTCAGCTCCCATTGATCATCATCTTGAATTACTGATGTATTTTCAATCAGTAGCTGAGAAGCCACCACTGGAGCTACCTCGAAAATCAGGTGGCGATACAGAACCCTTCAGGTAAGGGATGCTCAGTGCTCACTGTCATTGCTTTGTAAGAGGAACATGTAAGAGGAACAATGAAACTCTGAAAACATATAAGAACGACATAGCTAGTTTGCTAGTGAAGAAAAGTCCTGAAATGTTTTAGAACAATTCATCCGGACTCCTGTCGATGACCTTGTGTCTTCTATAGTATCCAAATGAGAAAGCAGAAAATCTATCAGTCTCTTAAAGGACTAACTTGAGAGATTTTGCAACTGAAAACAGGTCACCATTCACCAGGAGAGGTTTAACTGGAAAATCATATGGTGAACTCTCGGTTCCAGATACTGATATATCCTTTGTCAGCTCCGGCAGACCAAGCATTGACCGCATATTTCCAGCATTTTATGACAACACAGAAACAAACCGCACCCCTCCACGGCTGTCAAACTTCTCTGACATTGACAGCAACTATAGCTTTGAGTCATTGCATCATGGAAGGAGGTCACTGGATCAAGGTGGCTTTTCACCTGAATTATCAACCTTCTCATATGAAAGTGACCAGATGCCGTCAGCTGCGGTAAGAGCATTTAGCCATTCATTTGAATATCAGGAATGGAAGATCTGCATTTTCTATAAACGAATAAGCTTATGTCTATAGCACCAGAATCCTCAAACAGtgtaatattaaataaacacaGATCTAAACCTTGTTACCCTAGAAACAAACTAATCTGTACAAAGTTCTAGTTGATCCTTGCAGATGAAAAAAATGTTGCCCACCTTCCTGTAAAGCTGACAACAATTTCTAGTTTTCTGAAATGACAAGCAATCCACTATCTACATTACTGTTTGTGAGAGCTAACAATTACATTCATTATATAGATGAAATGTAAAAATTAACATGAGGTGCTGTAAAATCTCAGGATGATGTGGAGGCGGAAATGAGAAGGCTGAAGCTGGAGCTCAAGCAAACAATGGAAATGTACAGTTCCGCCTGCAAAGAAGCACTCACTGCAAAGCAAAAGGTACAGGAAATTGCATCTTCTTGTCATGTGGCCCTAAGAACCCCACGAAGTGTTCTGAGATAAACTTCTTTGCAGACAAGAGAGCTCCAGCGCTGGAAAATCGAAGAAGGGCAGAAATTGGAAGAAGCCCGGCAAGCTGAGGAAGCTGCATTGGCAATTGCAGAAAGGGAAAAAGCCAAGTCCAAAGCAGCAATTGAGGCTGCAGAAGCATCTCAGAGAATCGCTGAGCTGGAATCACAAAAAAGGATTAATGCGGAAATGAAAGCATGCAAAGAagcagaagagaagagaaaggccCTAGATGCTTTAGCATATTCAGATGTCAGATACAGGAGATACTCAATCGAGGAAATTGAAGCTGCAACAGATTACTTTTCTCATTCTCTTAAGATTGGAGAAGGGGGCTATGGTCCAGTATACAAGTGTTATCTGGACCACACACCCGTAGCAATTAAGGTTTTACGTCCAGACGCAGCTCAAGGAAGGTCGCAGTTTCAGCAAGAGGTATGTGGCCCGAAGAAAATTCTCTACAGGTGCTTCAATATCTGAAAATTTTCAAGCTCTTATTCTGAACCGTTTTCTTGAAGGAAAAATCAGTACAGTCACTTTTCAGAAagaaatttctcaaaaaaaaaaaaaaaaaaattttaaagtcatTTAACAGC includes:
- the LOC118055696 gene encoding U-box domain-containing protein 35 isoform X2 is translated as MWMPPRSLPEKRNGGNGLIAVAIDKDKGSQIALKWTIDNLLVKGQTVILIHVNLKSSLSSYSASPRLNQISDSNGTSSPDSKDLFLPFRCFCTRKDINCKDVVLEDTDVAKALIEYVTQTAIETLIVGASAKGGFLRFKAADVAGSVSKGAPDFCTLYVIAKGKIQSMRAASRSAPVNSSWQNQLNRNSTTPASMDAHTPRTHVKRAEKPPLELPRKSGGDTEPFRSPFTRRGLTGKSYGELSVPDTDISFVSSGRPSIDRIFPAFYDNTETNRTPPRLSNFSDIDSNYSFESLHHGRRSLDQGGFSPELSTFSYESDQMPSAADDVEAEMRRLKLELKQTMEMYSSACKEALTAKQKTRELQRWKIEEGQKLEEARQAEEAALAIAEREKAKSKAAIEAAEASQRIAELESQKRINAEMKACKEAEEKRKALDALAYSDVRYRRYSIEEIEAATDYFSHSLKIGEGGYGPVYKCYLDHTPVAIKVLRPDAAQGRSQFQQEVEVLCCIRHPNMVLLLGACPEYGCLVYEFMANGSLEDRLFCRGNTPPLSWQLRFRIAAEIGTGLLFLHQTKPEPLVHRDLKPANILLDRNFVSKISDVGLARLVPPSVADNVTQYRMTSTAGTFCYIDPEYQQTGMLGIKSDIYSLGIMFLQVLTAKPAMGLTHHVDRALEKGTFAQMLDPAVPDWPLEEATLFAKLALKCAELRRKDRPDLGKVVLPELKRMRAFAEETMHHSLSSASPAARSPKFSQVSMQLNDHPSSRSEVSSRSPPSLA
- the LOC118055696 gene encoding U-box domain-containing protein 35 isoform X1; protein product: MWMPPRSLPEKRNGGNGLIAVAIDKDKGSQIALKWTIDNLLVKGQTVILIHVNLKSSLSSYSASPRLNQISDSNGTSSPDSKDLFLPFRCFCTRKDINCKDVVLEDTDVAKALIEYVTQTAIETLIVGASAKGGFLRFKAADVAGSVSKGAPDFCTLYVIAKGKIQSMRAASRSAPVNSSWQNQLNRNSTTPASMDAHTPRTHVKRVAEKPPLELPRKSGGDTEPFRSPFTRRGLTGKSYGELSVPDTDISFVSSGRPSIDRIFPAFYDNTETNRTPPRLSNFSDIDSNYSFESLHHGRRSLDQGGFSPELSTFSYESDQMPSAADDVEAEMRRLKLELKQTMEMYSSACKEALTAKQKTRELQRWKIEEGQKLEEARQAEEAALAIAEREKAKSKAAIEAAEASQRIAELESQKRINAEMKACKEAEEKRKALDALAYSDVRYRRYSIEEIEAATDYFSHSLKIGEGGYGPVYKCYLDHTPVAIKVLRPDAAQGRSQFQQEVEVLCCIRHPNMVLLLGACPEYGCLVYEFMANGSLEDRLFCRGNTPPLSWQLRFRIAAEIGTGLLFLHQTKPEPLVHRDLKPANILLDRNFVSKISDVGLARLVPPSVADNVTQYRMTSTAGTFCYIDPEYQQTGMLGIKSDIYSLGIMFLQVLTAKPAMGLTHHVDRALEKGTFAQMLDPAVPDWPLEEATLFAKLALKCAELRRKDRPDLGKVVLPELKRMRAFAEETMHHSLSSASPAARSPKFSQVSMQLNDHPSSRSEVSSRSPPSLA